Sequence from the Mycobacterium florentinum genome:
CCTCGCGACCGAAGCAGCAGCAGCTCGTGGTGAGTCAGTCAGGGCCGCAAGGCTTTACCAAGCCGCGGTCACCGCCGGGGCCACAGGTCTGACGTCCCGGGTCGCCGATGCGCTGGCCCTCAACGGGGATTGCGCTGCCGCGGCAGCACTGGCCGACGAGCTACTCAGCTCCCCCGACTCCACTGAACGTGCTGCGGCAGTTCGGATCTCGGCCAGCGTCGCAGCCCATGAGGGCAACGCGAACCAGGCGGCGGAATTGTTCAGCTGGCTCGGCCCGCACCCGGACGCGGTGGTCGGTGCCGCCGCCGCGATCGCGCTCACCGCGACCGGCGACCTGACCACGGCACGTGCCGCGCTACGCCTTCAGGACTCCGGTCCGCCGACGATGGCCGCCCGCAGCGCGCGCAGTCTGGCCGAGGGGCTGCTGCTGACCATGGACCGGCCGTACCCGGCCGCGATGGCGAAACTCAGCCAGTCCATCGCGGCCGAACAAACTGTGAGCGAGGTCATTCCGGACAGCCCGGCCGCGCTGATCACCTTGGCCGCGATCCACGGTGGCGATCCGGTCCGCGCCCGCACCGTAATCGGGCGCGCCCGCCGCCCCGGCGGTGATGCGCTGTTCGCGCCGCGGCACACCTTGCTGTCCGGCTGGATCAAGATGCTGGACGGGCAGCTGCCATCGGCCAGCGCGGAGGTCACTGCGGCCGGCTCCGGGCTGCACCCGCGCGACGCGTTGTGGGCGGCGGCGCTGCAGACGGCGATCGCGCGTCGCAGCGGCGACACCGGCGCGCTGCAAAAGCATTGGTACGCAGGCATGGAGGTGCTCGCCGAGTACTCCATCGACCTGTTCGCGCTGCTGCCGTTGGGCGAATTGTGGGTGGGCGCCGCCCGGATACGCCAGGTCGAACAGGTGCGCCACGCCCTCGATCAGGCGTTCACCCTGCTGGAATCACTGGGCAACCCGATTTTGTGGGCAATCCCACTGCACTGGGCCGGTGTGCACGCGGGAATCCTCGCCAACGCGCCGGATTTGGTCGCCCCGCATGGGCAGGCCCTCGGCGCGGCGGCCGCGGCCAGCACCCTCGCGCACGCCCTATCGGGGTCGGGCCGTACCTGGCTACGCGTCCTCGCCAACCAGGTCGACGCCGACGAGGTCACCGCGTCGGCCAGGGCGCTAGCGCATGTCGGGCTGACCTCGGATGCGACCCGGCTGGCCGGCCAGGCGGCGCTGCAAACACCCGACGGCAGGGTGTCCGGAGCGATGCTGCAACTGGCCCGGGATCTTAAATTGGGCGCGGCCCCGGGCGATATTCCCAGCGAGCCGACCGGCGCGGAACCCGAGGCCGCGACTACGTCGGCCCTGCATCAGCCGACGTCGGGATCGCCGCTGTCGCATCGCGAACGCGAGGTCGCCGAACTCTTGCTCCTGGGCCTGCCGTATCGCGATATCGGTGCGCAACTGTTCATTTCGGCGAAGACGGTCGAGCACCACGTGGCCCGAATCCGTCGCCGGCTAGGCGCCGGATCACGCTCGGAGATGTTGTCTATGTTACGTGCCATGCTGGCCCCGGAAGGCTAAGCCGCAGGTCAAAGGCTTTCGCGAATCCCAGTTAGGGCAACCTTTCTCGCGTCGATACCGGCCCGGATGTCACTATGAGCTAGCAAAGATCGAACGAATTTTCGTTGAGTGACGATGCAATGGGGAGAGACCTTCGGTGACCACGCAGACGATCATCAGATTGGTGTTGGGGCTGGGCCTGACCGCGATCGTGGCGTTGTTGGCACTGAAACGCGTCTGGTGGCTCTACCGGCTGATCATGTCCGGCCAGCCGGTCAGCGGCCGCACCGACAACGTCGGCACCCGAATCTGGACACAAATCGCCGAGGTGTTCGGTCAGCGCAAGCTACTGAAATGGTCGATCCCCGGCCTTGCCCACTTCTTCACCATGTGGGGGTTCTTCATCCTCATCACGGTGTACATCGAGGCATACGGCACCCTGTTCCAACCCAACTTCCACATCCCGATCGTCGGCCGCTGGGACGCGCTGGGTTTCCTGCAGGACTTCATTGCCCTCGCCGTGCTGGGCGGCATCATCACGTTCTCGATCATCCGATTGCGTAGCGAGCCAAAGGAACACGGCCGTTCGTCGCGGTTCTACGGCTCCCACACCGGCGGCGCCTGGCTGATTCTGTTCATGATCTCGCTGGTCATCATCAGCTTTGCGATTTTCCGCGGCGCCGCGGTCAACACCGGAAACTTCCCGTACGGCTGGGGGGCGTTTTTCTCGCAAGGCATGGGCAAGCTCATGCATCCGCTGGGCGAAACCGCCAACGAGTGGATCGAAACGTTCGCGCTGCTAGCCCACATCGCGGTGGCACTGTTCTTCCTGCTGATCGTGCTGCACTCCAAGCACCTGCACATCTTCCTCGCGCCGATCAACGTCACCTTCAAACGCCTGCCCGACGGCCTGGGCCCACTGCTGCCGATGGAATCCGGTGGCAAGCCGATCAACTTCGAAGATCCCGGCGAGGACGACGTTTTCGGTCGCGGCAAGATCGAGGACTTCACCTGGAAGGCGAACCTCGACTTCGCTACCTGTACCGAGTGTGGGCGCTGCCAGTCGCAGTGCCCAGCCTGGAATACCGGAAAACCCTTGTCGCCCAAGCTCGTGATCATGGACCTGCGCGACCACTGGATGGCCAAGGCGCCTTACATCCTGGGCGAGAAGACCGCCGAGCCGCTCGAGGGTCTGGACCTCGAGACGGAAAAGGACGAAGGACACCATGTCCCGGAGTCCGGCTTCGGTCGCATTCCCGGGCACGGACCCGAGCAGGCGGCCCGTCCGCTGGTCGGTACCGCCGAACAGGGCGGCGTGATCGATCCCGATGTGCTGTGGTCCTGCGTGTCCTGCGGCGCCTGCGTCGAACAGTGCCCGGTGGACATCGAGCACATCGACCACATCATCGATATGCGCCGCTACCAGGTGATGATGGAGTCGGAGTTTCCGTCCGAGCTGTCGGTGCTGTTCAAGAACCTGGAGACCAAGGGCAACCCGTGGGGCCAGAACGCCGGGGACCGCACCAACTGGATCGACGAGGTCGACTTCGACGTTCCGGTCTACGGCCAGGACGTCGAGAGCTTCGACGGCTACGAGTACCTGTTCTGGGTGGGATGCGCCGGCGCGTACGACGACAAGGCCAAGAAGACCACCAAGGCGGTCGCCGAGCTGCTGGCCATCGCCGGGGTGAAGTACATGGTGCTGGGCACCGGGGAATCCTGCAACGGCGACTCCGCACGCCGATCGGGCAACGAGTTCCTGTTCCAGCAGCTGGCCGCCCAGGCCGTCGAGACCCTCGACGGGGTCTTCGAGGGCGTGGAGACCGTCGACCGCAAGATCGTCGTCACCTGCCCGCACTGCTTCAACACGCTCGGTAAGGAATACCGCCAGCTGGGCGCCAACTACAGCGTCCTGCACCACACCCAGCTGCTCAACCGGCTGGTGCGCGACAAGAAGCTGGTTCCGGTAACGCCTGTCTCGCAAGACATTACGTATCACGACCCCTGCTACCTGGGCCGACACAACAAGGTGTACGAAGCGCCGCGCGAGCTGATCGGCTTTGCCGGGGCGAACCTCACCGAAATGCCGCGCAACTCCGACCGCAGCTTCTGCTGCGGCGCCGGCGGTGCCCGCATGTGGATGGAAGAGCACATCGGCAAGCGCATCAACCACGAGCGCGTCGACGAGGCGCTGGCCACCGGCGCCGCCACCATCGCCACCGGCTGCCCGTTCTGCCGCGTGATGGTCACCGACGGTGTCAACGACCGCCAGGAAGAGGCCGGCCGCAGCGGGGTCGAGGTGCTCGACGTCGCCCAGATCCTGCTCGGGTCGCTCGAGTACGACAAGGCGACGCTGCCGGAGAAGGGCACGGCCGCCAAGGAAGCAGAGGAAAGGGCGGAAAAGGCCGCGAAGGCCGAGCCCAAGGCCGCTGCTCCCGCCGCCACGGCACCGGCCGAAGCACCCGCAGAGGCCGCGGAACCCACCGAAGCCGAGCCCACCACCAAGGCCGCCCCGGCGCCCGCGAAGGGGCTGGGTATCGCCGGCGGCGCCAAGCGACCCGGCGCCAAGAAAACTGCGGCCCCGGCCGCCGAAGCCAAGACGGAAGCCGCGCCCGCCAAGGGGCTCGGCATGGCCGCCGGCGCCCGGAAGCCCGGCGCCAAGAAAGCCGCTGCCCCGGCCGCGGAAGCCCCGGCCGCGGAAGCCCCGGCCGCCGAGGCGGCGGAAGCCAAAACGGAAGCCGCACCCGTCAAGGGCCTGGGCATGGCCGCCGGCGCCCGGAAGCCCGGCGCCAAGAAGGCAGCCGCCCCGGCCGCCAGCGCACCGGCGACCGAAGCCAGGCCAGAGCCCGCCGAGGCCGAGGCGTCAGCGCCCAAGGCAGAGGCCACCGAACCCAAGGCACCGGCCGCACCCGTCAAGGGCCTGGGTATCGCCGCGGGTGCCAGGCGCCCCGGTGCCAAGAAAGCGGCCCCGGCAGCCGAGGCGAAAACCGAGGCCGCCGCGCCCGTCGAGCAAAAGACTGAGGCCAAAGCGGAGCCCAAGCCGGAGCCGGCCGAGGAAACCAACGGCGACGCGGCCCCACCGGCAGCGCCCGTTAAGGGGCTCGGCATCGCCCGCGGCGCCCGCCCTCCGGGTAAGCGCTGATCACAGATTGGCCTC
This genomic interval carries:
- a CDS encoding (Fe-S)-binding protein, with amino-acid sequence MTTQTIIRLVLGLGLTAIVALLALKRVWWLYRLIMSGQPVSGRTDNVGTRIWTQIAEVFGQRKLLKWSIPGLAHFFTMWGFFILITVYIEAYGTLFQPNFHIPIVGRWDALGFLQDFIALAVLGGIITFSIIRLRSEPKEHGRSSRFYGSHTGGAWLILFMISLVIISFAIFRGAAVNTGNFPYGWGAFFSQGMGKLMHPLGETANEWIETFALLAHIAVALFFLLIVLHSKHLHIFLAPINVTFKRLPDGLGPLLPMESGGKPINFEDPGEDDVFGRGKIEDFTWKANLDFATCTECGRCQSQCPAWNTGKPLSPKLVIMDLRDHWMAKAPYILGEKTAEPLEGLDLETEKDEGHHVPESGFGRIPGHGPEQAARPLVGTAEQGGVIDPDVLWSCVSCGACVEQCPVDIEHIDHIIDMRRYQVMMESEFPSELSVLFKNLETKGNPWGQNAGDRTNWIDEVDFDVPVYGQDVESFDGYEYLFWVGCAGAYDDKAKKTTKAVAELLAIAGVKYMVLGTGESCNGDSARRSGNEFLFQQLAAQAVETLDGVFEGVETVDRKIVVTCPHCFNTLGKEYRQLGANYSVLHHTQLLNRLVRDKKLVPVTPVSQDITYHDPCYLGRHNKVYEAPRELIGFAGANLTEMPRNSDRSFCCGAGGARMWMEEHIGKRINHERVDEALATGAATIATGCPFCRVMVTDGVNDRQEEAGRSGVEVLDVAQILLGSLEYDKATLPEKGTAAKEAEERAEKAAKAEPKAAAPAATAPAEAPAEAAEPTEAEPTTKAAPAPAKGLGIAGGAKRPGAKKTAAPAAEAKTEAAPAKGLGMAAGARKPGAKKAAAPAAEAPAAEAPAAEAAEAKTEAAPVKGLGMAAGARKPGAKKAAAPAASAPATEARPEPAEAEASAPKAEATEPKAPAAPVKGLGIAAGARRPGAKKAAPAAEAKTEAAAPVEQKTEAKAEPKPEPAEETNGDAAPPAAPVKGLGIARGARPPGKR
- the iniR gene encoding isoniazid response ATPase/transcriptional regulator IniR, with amino-acid sequence MAEKIAQALADAPTIPVKLVISGGIGTGKTTALAAVRDELRRSGLTVLARPARAGDPPDAALVIDDAHLMSEPELLSLIESVADPRTTVVVAAEPQQRLRDLTVAMERDRPRISLDPLPVAEDLAACTAGLPFLVNATSQGTHSPAQAATFALIARLRRLDEPDLDTLLIMSLTQDLGAADIAAALGISATDAHLLVDRARASGLIEPSHSPEFLQLVHGAVSQIVGNAHHREVETALLRSQLDMSTVSPQFALRLAEHGLEDDRLAAILATEAAAARGESVRAARLYQAAVTAGATGLTSRVADALALNGDCAAAAALADELLSSPDSTERAAAVRISASVAAHEGNANQAAELFSWLGPHPDAVVGAAAAIALTATGDLTTARAALRLQDSGPPTMAARSARSLAEGLLLTMDRPYPAAMAKLSQSIAAEQTVSEVIPDSPAALITLAAIHGGDPVRARTVIGRARRPGGDALFAPRHTLLSGWIKMLDGQLPSASAEVTAAGSGLHPRDALWAAALQTAIARRSGDTGALQKHWYAGMEVLAEYSIDLFALLPLGELWVGAARIRQVEQVRHALDQAFTLLESLGNPILWAIPLHWAGVHAGILANAPDLVAPHGQALGAAAAASTLAHALSGSGRTWLRVLANQVDADEVTASARALAHVGLTSDATRLAGQAALQTPDGRVSGAMLQLARDLKLGAAPGDIPSEPTGAEPEAATTSALHQPTSGSPLSHREREVAELLLLGLPYRDIGAQLFISAKTVEHHVARIRRRLGAGSRSEMLSMLRAMLAPEG